One Scophthalmus maximus strain ysfricsl-2021 chromosome 7, ASM2237912v1, whole genome shotgun sequence genomic window, ggaatatttcattttatagaATATATAGAATAGAATACAAATGATGATTGACAGTTGATTTCAAGATAAAGTGCTTTTCTCATCAGATTTACTTActtaacattaaaacaattacatttgttATGTGGATGAATAAaactggccttttttttaaaaagcaaacttTGTCCTTTTCTGACGATTTACAGATTAATTATTGATCAATTAATCCGCAAAATTACCGGCAGATTAAGAGATTATGAAAATCTTAAAATGTGCAGaatttgtctttgtgaaacCCCCTCAAACAGACCGTCAGTAAACAAGACAGGAAatggttttatatattttatatacaaacTCTGTTCAACATATATGGGGGAGAGCGACACGCCATTTTCTCTctacattcttttcttttttcccacaaaagcagcattttcaATTACCAAGATAAAAAACTATTATATGGCAAATTGTAAAAACTTTTTGGTCTCACCTTCATATTTCCCCCCGTGTGCCGCAGCTAAAGTGTCTCGAATTAATTTGTCTCATTAACTTAGTGTTTCAATCATCAACTGCTACAACTTCACCGACTAGAGCGACGTCCAATCAGAGCCGAGTGTTTATGAAATAAAGAGGACAAGGAAAAAAGGACCCAAAAACATTATGTTCCCTAACTGACCTCAGATATTAAAACAGTCACATTGAAgtgactgtgaataaagatggatgacgtgACGGCTCCTCTAAAGGGAAGCCAAAACAttctgatcgccccctggtgtctggctgcagcaaAGGTcataagcccctccccctcccatgttagcagatggggcCAAACTAAAGAAATAATCAAAGTTGACGTTTAATAAATGTTTGTCAAAGATGGTTTCTCTCATTGTGGATAGTTCTTAtgacactgatgtatgttcacgTTCTGGTTTTAGgagcacatgaataaaatgtatgataaatattattattattaagatggCGGCGCCCATATATGGAATATTTCAGCTTCATtgggagaaaattaaaaaatggtcCTGAACGATATCATCAGGGTCACATGAACAGAAATACCCAACAATTTTCCATGAGGGGCCACAAGTCACAACGAGAACCAAAACCTTTTCTCCATCACTGAATACAAACCACAACTGTACAGTGAGAGGAACTAcgacattaaaaaataacattttaatacatttgagcCGAGGACAGTGAATCTGAAGAAGAGGAGTTTGTTTatgtgcaaattttttttttagccctgTACTGTCCAGAACCCGGGACGATCTGGTTTGTAACTCCCACACAACTTATTAAATCTCATAAAGACACAATTCTACAAAAATTATTACTGTAAAGTGTCAAAAACCTGCAGCTTTGAGTCACTTTCCCGGAacacggaggagaaggagcgtCGGGACGAGCGGAGCGGGTCAGTACGACGACGACGTTTAGTGTCTCGGAGACGAAACTGTACAAGAGAAAGTTTCTCATCACTCACCTGAAATACTTTATAGTGTTAtgacctttttgttttcgtCGTATAAGAATTATTTTGTCGCTCTGGACCGAACGTGTCCAAATGAGTTTTACTTGTTTCATTCTGGAGTGAATTGTGAGTTAGATGCTTTTTGTACTGATCCACgtgttgtggtgtttgtgtgtgttcatgtgtgcagtCGCCCGACTCTGGACGTTTGAAGACGTGACGTCTGAAACCAGAgcagaaaaacactgttttagCCACTTGGACGGAAACACAGCAGgtaataatcatcataataataatcataataacattaaatcaGTCACAGAAAGAGGGAATCCTCCGTCACACTGAGCTCTCAGGTGTCTGACACAGTAACTGTAATTCTGCATTCACACCAAGCATGAAGCGAATTGTCGCGTCATGGGTGCGTCTggttattattaaatatgaatattaagtTTTCacgcctgtttgtttgtttgtttgtttgtttgtcagcaggacgATAGATTTCCACGACACTTTGGAGAAAGGATGATTAATGGACCAGTAAAATGGACAAACTGACAGGTccaggaattattattattatttttttgggattCATTAAGATTTTCCCAGGTACTAATTCATGGAGACGCTGGGTTAAAGAACAAATCATAACACCGTATGTTACCATATGTAACAACGACGCCCACTTTATAACActaaatatatttctaaatgtaGATTCTGTAGATTGTACCTCGTGTCACTGCTGATATCCAGaagtctcctcctccatcctctcgtcgcctcccacctcctcccgtCCTGAGGGGGCGCCGCCACCCAGCCGGGCTCGCTGCCTCTGGCTGATGCTGCGCCGCATCTTGCGTGCGACGCCTTTTCTCTTGGGAAAAGTCTGGTGAGCCAGGACGCCGGCGGCGGGACTCGGGGCCGGGGACATGGCGggacatgaggaggaggaggaggacaacggGGAGGAAGGTTTGGACATTGATGGAGGAGGAGTCAGGGCGGACGGCGAGGTCGGGGAGAGAGGAGCCGCAGAGTGAAGAGGGGCGGGGGGCGTCGGTGGCTGTTGTGAGCCCGAGGAGGCGCAGAGCGTCAGCGGGTCGTTCAGCTCCGGATGTGAGACGAAGGTGGACGACGCACAGACCTCAACCGTGGACGAATCAGGAGCCGCTTCGGTGTCGAACTCGTCTCCGAGAGGAGAgcctggaaaaacacaaagaaattaaataaaaatctccTGCGAATGAATAATGTGACTTTTTCCTAAAATCCCAGATTTATCCCGTGTTTCCTCGTACCAGGTCCGCTGCTCGTCTGAGACTCGTCCGTCATCGgtggctccgcctcctcctggattGTTGGTACCGACGCGAGaagacctgacacacacacacacacacacacacacacacacacacacacacacacacacacacacacacacacacacacacacacacacacacacacacacacacacacacacacacacacacacacacacacacacacacacacacgttgtgacTCATGGCTGATGTTACactgtcaaacgctgttgccatggtgacgcattgttcgccatcaaatacgaatacatgtttGAGTGAcgctttgtgtctcacgaaaacttggcagacatgttaagAGTGGCAACTCGTGATGCCTGACGCCTGATTTATCTTTCCATGTGATGGACTGAGACTTATTATCTTCTCTACATCACCCAAACAGggacacatttcaaatatctgttgtcttcttcttctatgataCCGTAGCTCGCTGCCTCAATTTCCTGTGATTGGTCAGAAAGTCCGAAAACATAGTTCTTTTGGTCGGAACAAATTGTATGTTCATTGGTCCGGACCGTGGCCCGAGGAAACGTTCAAACCTCTTCATTTTGGTTCGATGTTCGACCGactctacatcctgagccacgGCCGCCCCGGCTCACCACGCGGACTTACTGAGGCCTCTGTAGTGGGACAGCTGCTGGTAGACCTGCTTCATCCTCTCGATGTTGAGCCGGCTGCTCTCCGCGTGGTTAATCATCGGCTTGGGATAGTTCACCCCCACCACGCAGTTGGCCGCCTTCTGCACAGACTCGGGGGCGTTCCAGGGCTCGTAGATGTACCGGTTGGGGAAGTCCTTCAGGACGGGGATGTAACGCCTGCGTGGGAAAGACAATCGTTTCAAGAATGTTCGTCCCGTTCGCTGCAGATTAAACACGGAAGCTGAGATTCAGTCTATACCTGATGTAGTCTCCCGACGGGTCCGTTCTCCGTCCGAAGCCGACGGGACAGTAGCAGTGGAAGAACTGCTGGAAGAAGGCGCTGCAGGACAACCACATCCAGCTGCCGGCGTTCACGCTCCAGTCtgcgtccagcagcagctcctcaaacacctgcaacaacacacacacacacacacacacacacacacactcagaaccagaaccagatcGTGTGAATGCAGacgccaggtgtgtgtgtgtttgagttccGTCCTACCTTCATGCCGCTCTCCCAGCTGATCCACATGTCTCCCCGGGTGAGGAAGCAGGCCACGGCGTGCCGGGCCAGGTGGTGGATCCAGCCCTCCTGCCGCAGCTGGGTCATGATGGCGTCGATCCAGGGGAAACCCGTCCGGCCCTCGGCCCACTTGGCCAGCGCCTCGGGATTCTGGTCCCACGGGATCTGGACGCAGATGGGGTTGCCGTCCATGCGGTCAAAGTTGGGGTTGTTGGTGGCGGCGGTGTAGAAGAACTCCCTCCACAGCAGCTGGCCGAACAGCGACAGGGGAGGACTGCAGCGCTTACGCAGCTGacgcagagagaggaagaggaacggTGATCTTTAAAGACTGTCAGAGAACTAAAGGTGACAGGACGCCAGAGAACGTCTGAGATGGCGTGACAGAAACCCTCGGTACCTTCATGTAGAGCTCCCGGAGGTTGTAGTATAGAACCCTGCAGGACAGGCAGCCGAAGCGCAGGTAGGGGCTGAGGCCGGTGGGACTCGCGTACAGAGAGCAGGTGTTGACCCGAGGGTGCTCGAAGTTCGCCAcccacacctacacacacacacacacacacacacacacatacaaaatcCTAAAGTTCTCAAAACCTGGTGAGACTCTGGTCTTTATCTGAAACCGATTTACACTTCTCATCGTAGGGCGATCTGACGATCTCACACCGTGGACGACCTTATTTGTCATATGTTCAGATTTTTTAGAGGAACAGATCCCGGGGACGTTTCTGAGCGGAACGCAGATACCTTAATGACTAATACAAATAAGTCTCGTTACACAACTCAGTATTAAAGAATGAAAACGGATTGAAAACTAGTCTGGATACCAGGCCAGTAATGGAGGGTCTGGACGTCAGTTTACCTTCTTGTCCAGATGTTTGTTGAGTCGGTCCAGGGCCTCGGACTCTCCTCCCCTGAACACAGCTGCAGGTAAACCAGCCGTCCTGAAACCTGGAGACGAGACGGGACACAGCTGTTACTGTTACTGCTGGGGAACGAACTGTCCTGTATGAATCAAGCTAAACTCCATTTTATCATTTGGTGTTTTACATAAcgaattacgacctccgagaGGTTGGAacaaaaaatcaccaccccgacttccgaggtCCGAGGTGTAACGTAACGTTAGTTGACGACCGCCGTACGGAGAGAACAGTGGTGGATTACCGAGCTCCTCCAGCGACGGGATACTGTAGAGCTGGTCGTGGTTGTCCGATATCTTGGTGCGGCACTGGTCCATCTGCTGCTGGGTGACGGGCGGCAGGGGTCGCCGTGGCAACTCCAGTCGGCTCACGATGGTCTGAAAGCGCTTGAAGGTCAGAGGGGGGCTGTTGTTGTTCATCTCGATGATCCTGTCGCCAACAcggagaagacagagaaggaggataTTAATAATCAGTGGCGCGTTCTGCTCAAATATCCTCAGAGTGTCGGATGCATGAGGACGGTGCAGTTTCAGGTATGGAAGCAATAACAGGCGCAGGTGCACGTTTTTCTACAGTATCTTTCACTGTTGTCGTCTTTTATTATGGAATAGTAACATGTTGTAATTTTACTACATCTGCATTTTTCTttgccaatatgaaaacttttgtttaacagaatttttttttcgcattcctgtttacatttaaaaccattatgtatattttaagtATGTATAAATTTAAGTtctataggttttttttgtgagtggtttttcttttctctctcctcacaacCAT contains:
- the cry2 gene encoding cryptochrome-2 gives rise to the protein MVVNSVHWFRKCLRLHDNPGLQEALNGADTVRCVYILDPWFAGAANVGINRWRFLLEALEDLDNSLKKLNSRLFVIRGQPTDVFPRLFKEWKVTRFSFEYDPEPYGKERDGAIIKMAQEFGVEPVVRNSHTLYNLDRIIEMNNNSPPLTFKRFQTIVSRLELPRRPLPPVTQQQMDQCRTKISDNHDQLYSIPSLEELGFRTAGLPAAVFRGGESEALDRLNKHLDKKVWVANFEHPRVNTCSLYASPTGLSPYLRFGCLSCRVLYYNLRELYMKLRKRCSPPLSLFGQLLWREFFYTAATNNPNFDRMDGNPICVQIPWDQNPEALAKWAEGRTGFPWIDAIMTQLRQEGWIHHLARHAVACFLTRGDMWISWESGMKVFEELLLDADWSVNAGSWMWLSCSAFFQQFFHCYCPVGFGRRTDPSGDYIRRYIPVLKDFPNRYIYEPWNAPESVQKAANCVVGVNYPKPMINHAESSRLNIERMKQVYQQLSHYRGLSLLASVPTIQEEAEPPMTDESQTSSGPGSPLGDEFDTEAAPDSSTVEVCASSTFVSHPELNDPLTLCASSGSQQPPTPPAPLHSAAPLSPTSPSALTPPPSMSKPSSPLSSSSSSCPAMSPAPSPAAGVLAHQTFPKRKGVARKMRRSISQRQRARLGGGAPSGREEVGGDERMEEETSGYQQ